From Prosthecobacter fusiformis, one genomic window encodes:
- a CDS encoding discoidin domain-containing protein: MKHTTLALAAIAALSTSVSAQEMEEIKIEFPKPMFIGTPVPAKLPNLEQPDPSKIIKSFQAPKGTVNLALEKEVTSSDPAPIIGELTLVTDGDADGSDGCFVELAPGPQWVQIDLGASTTINKIATWHYHKQAQAYVDVIIQVSDDKEFKTGVTTLFNSDHDDTLKMGAGADPAYIETNHGRVIDGKNTKAQYVRLYSNGNTSNEMNHYCEVAVYGVPGK, from the coding sequence ATGAAACACACGACCCTTGCCCTCGCTGCCATCGCAGCTCTCAGCACTTCGGTTTCCGCTCAGGAAATGGAAGAAATCAAAATCGAGTTCCCGAAGCCTATGTTCATCGGTACTCCGGTGCCAGCGAAGCTTCCAAACCTGGAGCAGCCTGATCCTTCCAAAATCATCAAGTCCTTCCAAGCCCCTAAAGGCACGGTGAATCTGGCCCTGGAAAAGGAAGTCACCTCCAGTGACCCAGCTCCAATCATCGGCGAACTGACCCTGGTGACCGATGGCGACGCCGACGGTTCCGATGGCTGCTTTGTCGAACTGGCTCCTGGTCCTCAGTGGGTGCAGATCGACCTGGGTGCTTCTACCACGATCAACAAAATCGCTACCTGGCACTACCACAAGCAGGCACAGGCTTATGTGGACGTGATCATTCAGGTCTCCGACGACAAAGAGTTCAAGACCGGTGTCACCACCCTCTTCAATTCCGATCATGACGACACTCTGAAAATGGGTGCCGGTGCTGATCCTGCTTACATTGAAACCAACCACGGTCGCGTGATCGATGGCAAAAACACCAAGGCCCAGTACGTCCGCCTTTACAGCAATGGCAACACCTCCAACGAGATGAACCATTATTGCGAAGTCGCCGTTTATGGCGTTCCTGGCAAGTAA
- a CDS encoding TonB-dependent receptor, whose product MNGIPHDRPGTLEKALKLNLAHRVYGTFAEIGAGQEIANWFFRAGGASGTVAKTMSAYDMTFSDEIYGKSARYVSRQRMQAMLDHEYQIVHERLADKRGQGTTFFALANTVRAKGFRDTKEECHGWMGLRFQTDPQGPSSDIQLHVRLLDATNARQAEALGILGVNLLYAAYHLRDHLPTFLHSLMDELSRWRVEIDMVDFTGPAFDAPVYQDRLVALELVRSDLADAALFGANGEIWQASDILYKRPVLLNRGSFDPITRVNLDMLQQGERAFTEDFGPLAQNHIEILEITMHNLLCMEDCSVEYDNFLARADVLQSLGKNVLISKYAEFHRLSGFLSRHTHEPIGIILGLPLFEELFNERWYTDLEGGLMEAFGRLFRNQVRLYVYPAGDPMTGKVRDARHARVTRDQQHLLNYLLDTGSIHPIRNGLEDNIFQTSADVRQMILQRDDRWRSLVPPIVLESGPWMAM is encoded by the coding sequence ATGAACGGGATCCCCCATGACCGCCCTGGAACGCTGGAAAAAGCGTTGAAGCTGAATCTCGCCCATCGTGTTTACGGCACCTTTGCCGAAATCGGCGCGGGGCAAGAGATCGCCAATTGGTTTTTCCGTGCGGGCGGGGCTTCCGGCACTGTGGCCAAGACCATGTCCGCCTATGACATGACCTTCAGTGATGAGATCTATGGCAAGAGCGCCCGTTACGTCTCCCGGCAGCGCATGCAGGCCATGCTGGACCATGAATACCAGATTGTTCATGAACGCCTCGCAGATAAGAGAGGGCAGGGGACCACCTTCTTTGCCCTGGCCAATACCGTCCGCGCCAAGGGTTTCCGTGATACCAAGGAAGAATGTCATGGCTGGATGGGGCTGCGGTTTCAAACGGATCCGCAAGGTCCCAGCAGCGATATTCAACTGCATGTGCGCCTGCTTGATGCCACCAATGCCCGCCAGGCGGAGGCTCTAGGCATCCTGGGCGTCAATCTCCTCTACGCGGCTTACCATTTGCGGGACCACTTGCCTACTTTTCTTCACAGCCTCATGGATGAGCTCTCCCGCTGGCGGGTGGAGATTGACATGGTGGACTTCACCGGGCCAGCCTTTGATGCCCCTGTATATCAGGACCGTCTTGTCGCCCTGGAACTCGTCCGCAGTGACCTTGCCGATGCCGCCCTCTTTGGTGCCAATGGTGAGATCTGGCAGGCATCAGACATCCTTTATAAACGCCCTGTTTTGCTCAACCGAGGCAGTTTTGATCCCATCACCCGCGTCAATCTGGACATGCTCCAGCAGGGCGAGCGGGCTTTCACGGAGGACTTTGGACCTCTGGCACAAAACCATATCGAGATTCTCGAAATCACCATGCATAACCTCCTCTGCATGGAGGACTGCTCGGTTGAATATGACAACTTCCTGGCTCGTGCGGACGTGTTGCAATCACTGGGTAAAAACGTGCTCATCTCCAAGTATGCGGAGTTTCACCGCCTCAGCGGCTTCCTCTCCCGGCACACCCACGAACCCATTGGCATCATCCTAGGATTACCGTTGTTTGAAGAGCTCTTCAATGAGCGTTGGTATACAGATCTGGAAGGCGGGTTGATGGAGGCCTTTGGCCGCCTGTTCCGTAACCAAGTGCGTTTATACGTCTATCCAGCAGGGGATCCCATGACAGGAAAGGTGCGTGATGCACGCCATGCCAGGGTGACCCGGGACCAGCAGCATCTGCTCAATTATCTCCTTGATACAGGTTCCATCCACCCCATCCGCAATGGGCTTGAAGATAACATTTTCCAAACCAGCGCTGATGTCCGGCAGATGATCCTGCAGCGTGATGACCGCTGGCGCAGCCTCGTGCCGCCAATCGTCCTGGAAAGCGGTCCTTGGATGGCGATGTAG